A window of the Rhizobium viscosum genome harbors these coding sequences:
- a CDS encoding fatty acid desaturase family protein gives MKIFAHTKWDIMPVLAATAHLAFNIYLIAGFSSRPLWLSAVLGAVDAVSISWNINSISHNFIHTPYFKPKWMNYAFSLLESVTIGFSQVYYHWVHMRHHSGNSDRPNENGETVDLLSIYKHGKNGEPENVFSYTFLSFFRDDLGDIHQAIAKKRPFDARWGRIELVSFFAFVFLALVYDWRATFFFLPFYYLGNCLSSLNGYYEHLNGDPDVPIAWGVSSHNGFYNWLWFGNGYHAEHHYRPKMHWTKLSTFHEQIKQEQEAAGTHVISTCHALGFMAKENRQQGEFPHAG, from the coding sequence ATGAAAATCTTCGCGCACACGAAATGGGATATCATGCCGGTGCTTGCCGCAACAGCGCATCTGGCATTCAACATCTATCTGATTGCCGGCTTCTCAAGCCGGCCACTCTGGCTGTCGGCTGTGCTCGGCGCGGTCGATGCCGTGTCGATATCGTGGAACATCAACAGCATCTCGCACAACTTCATCCACACGCCGTATTTCAAGCCAAAGTGGATGAACTATGCATTCAGCCTGCTAGAATCCGTAACGATCGGCTTTTCGCAGGTCTATTATCACTGGGTGCATATGCGCCATCATTCCGGCAACAGCGACCGTCCCAATGAAAACGGCGAGACGGTCGACCTACTGTCGATCTACAAGCACGGCAAGAACGGCGAGCCGGAGAACGTCTTCTCCTACACGTTTCTCAGCTTCTTCCGCGATGATCTCGGCGACATCCATCAGGCGATTGCGAAAAAAAGGCCGTTCGATGCGAGATGGGGGCGCATTGAACTCGTATCGTTCTTCGCCTTCGTCTTCCTCGCTCTCGTCTATGACTGGAGAGCGACATTCTTTTTCCTGCCGTTTTATTATTTGGGTAACTGCCTGTCCTCTCTCAACGGCTATTATGAGCATCTGAACGGCGACCCCGATGTTCCAATCGCCTGGGGCGTCAGCAGCCATAATGGCTTCTACAACTGGCTCTGGTTCGGTAACGGCTATCACGCCGAGCATCACTACCGCCCTAAGATGCACTGGACGAAGCTCAGTACCTTTCATGAGCAGATCAAGCAGGAGCAGGAGGCGGCGGGCACGCATGTGATCAGCACCTGCCACGCGCTGGGTTTCATGGCGAAGGAAAACCGCCAGCAGGGAGAATTCCCGCATGCCGGCTGA